One Sphingomonas endolithica DNA segment encodes these proteins:
- a CDS encoding NADH:ubiquinone oxidoreductase subunit NDUFA12, giving the protein MGINLNPFTWWNGATIGTWFGLRGKARVGEDSLGNVYYQGGSDTNGNPRRWVIYNGSNDASRVAPEWFSWLHHQVDDLPDRGLPAPRTWEKPAVANMTGTSLAYRPAGALEKGGKRAPATGDYEAWTPDA; this is encoded by the coding sequence ATGGGCATCAATCTCAATCCATTCACCTGGTGGAACGGCGCCACCATCGGCACCTGGTTCGGTCTGCGCGGCAAGGCGCGGGTCGGCGAGGATTCCCTTGGCAACGTCTATTATCAGGGTGGCAGCGACACCAACGGCAACCCGCGCCGCTGGGTGATCTATAACGGCTCCAACGACGCCAGCCGCGTCGCCCCCGAATGGTTCAGCTGGCTGCACCATCAGGTGGACGATCTGCCCGACCGCGGGCTGCCGGCACCGCGCACGTGGGAGAAACCTGCCGTCGCCAACATGACCGGCACGTCGCTCGCCTATCGTCCCGCGGGCGCGTTGGAAAAGGGCGGCAAGCGCGCCCCTGCTACTGGCGATTACGAAGCCTGGACGCCGGACGCGTGA
- a CDS encoding type VI secretion protein ImpB has protein sequence MASDVSRAGHDLPPRPLRWLFLDLNSYFASVEQQIDPALRGKPVLVAPIDSDTTVAIAASVEAKRYGISTGTPVWEAKRLCRDLIVTPARHEEYVRFHDRIVAEIWRQIPVTMVCSIDEVACRLLDNENSVAAATALARRIKAGILANVGECLTSSIGIAPNRLLAKLASDMQKPDGLVVLDAATLPQRLYDMPLRDICGIGAKMERRLARDGINDIRQLCERRPRDAGTAWGGTNGDRLWYLLHGVDLPDKPTQSRSIGHSHVLSPGKRGVEPVRLTARRLALKATSRLRRKAYRSRLLVLHARFEDDKSTWRASQKLAATQDSFAVLAALELLFPRLIAAGRTRPGDFQIRMIGVTLAEIEPLAGEQASLFERLDPDDPLARETRTLSLSRAMDRINERFGRNAVSLGPQSGGRIDRVGTKIAFGRIPDLDEFHE, from the coding sequence TTGGCGAGCGACGTCTCGCGCGCCGGGCACGATCTTCCGCCCCGGCCGCTGCGGTGGCTGTTCCTCGATCTCAACAGCTATTTCGCCAGCGTCGAGCAGCAGATCGATCCTGCCTTACGTGGCAAGCCGGTGCTGGTGGCGCCGATCGACAGCGACACCACGGTTGCCATTGCTGCCAGCGTGGAAGCGAAGCGGTACGGCATCTCCACCGGCACCCCGGTGTGGGAAGCCAAGAGGTTGTGCCGCGACCTGATCGTTACGCCCGCACGGCACGAGGAATATGTCCGGTTCCACGACCGGATCGTAGCGGAGATCTGGCGCCAAATCCCGGTGACGATGGTGTGTTCGATCGACGAGGTCGCGTGTCGCCTGCTCGACAATGAGAACAGCGTCGCCGCCGCCACCGCTTTAGCCCGTCGCATCAAGGCCGGTATCCTCGCCAATGTTGGCGAGTGCCTGACCAGTTCCATCGGCATCGCACCCAACCGGCTGCTGGCCAAGCTTGCATCCGACATGCAGAAGCCGGACGGTCTCGTCGTGCTGGATGCCGCGACATTGCCCCAGCGCCTGTACGACATGCCGCTGCGCGATATCTGCGGCATTGGCGCGAAGATGGAGCGGCGTCTCGCGCGCGATGGCATCAACGACATTCGCCAATTGTGCGAGCGCCGGCCGCGCGATGCCGGCACCGCCTGGGGCGGGACTAACGGCGACCGGCTGTGGTACCTGCTTCACGGCGTCGACCTGCCGGACAAGCCGACGCAAAGCCGCAGCATCGGGCACAGCCACGTGCTGTCGCCGGGCAAGCGTGGGGTAGAGCCGGTCCGTCTCACCGCGCGGCGGCTGGCATTGAAAGCAACCAGCCGGCTCCGCCGCAAAGCGTACCGCAGTCGGCTGCTCGTGCTGCATGCCCGCTTCGAGGATGACAAATCGACCTGGCGCGCGAGCCAGAAACTGGCGGCGACTCAGGATAGTTTTGCCGTGCTGGCCGCACTGGAATTGCTGTTTCCGCGCCTGATCGCTGCCGGACGCACGCGGCCGGGCGATTTCCAGATCCGCATGATCGGCGTCACGCTGGCCGAGATCGAGCCGCTGGCGGGCGAGCAGGCATCTTTGTTCGAGCGGCTCGATCCCGACGATCCGCTCGCGCGTGAGACGCGCACGCTGTCGCTCAGCCGCGCGATGGATCGGATCAACGAACGGTTCGGGCGCAATGCGGTCAGCCTTGGGCCGCAATCCGGCGGGCGCATCGATCGCGTCGGCACCAAGATCGCTTTTGGCCGCATTCCCGATCTGGATGAATTCCACGAATGA
- a CDS encoding ParA family protein → MATIAIYSLKGGVGKTTIAVNLAYASATLSSRRTLLWDLDPQAASTYLLSSARTREQAQSVFSKDVEPQKLIRHTAIDRLALLPADPSLRGLDLLLHELDKKKRLQKLLTGLGGAFDRILLDCPPGLTRTSDQIMHAADVIVVPVIPSPLSERALAEVMKHHDGKAVILPVHSMVDRRRKLHAEALARHPDWQVIPMASTVEAMTVRRAPVASFAGRSAAAQGFAMLWQAIERRLAT, encoded by the coding sequence ATGGCGACCATCGCGATCTACAGTCTGAAAGGCGGCGTCGGCAAAACGACGATCGCGGTAAACCTGGCCTATGCATCGGCGACCTTGTCGTCGCGCCGCACCTTGCTGTGGGATCTCGATCCGCAGGCTGCCTCCACTTACCTGCTCAGCAGCGCCCGCACGCGGGAGCAGGCGCAATCGGTATTCTCCAAGGACGTCGAGCCGCAGAAGCTCATCCGCCATACTGCGATCGACCGGCTCGCCCTGCTGCCGGCCGATCCGTCGCTACGTGGGCTCGATCTGCTGCTGCACGAACTCGACAAGAAAAAACGGCTGCAGAAATTGCTGACCGGCCTGGGCGGTGCGTTCGACCGGATCCTGCTCGATTGCCCGCCGGGCCTGACCCGGACGAGCGACCAGATCATGCATGCCGCCGACGTGATCGTCGTGCCAGTCATCCCTTCGCCGCTGTCCGAACGCGCCTTGGCCGAGGTGATGAAGCACCATGATGGCAAGGCTGTGATCCTGCCGGTGCATTCGATGGTCGATCGCCGCCGCAAGCTGCACGCCGAGGCATTGGCCCGACACCCTGACTGGCAGGTCATTCCCATGGCGAGCACGGTGGAGGCGATGACGGTCCGTCGTGCGCCGGTCGCCAGCTTTGCCGGCCGATCGGCCGCCGCGCAGGGCTTCGCCATGTTGTGGCAGGCAATCGAACGCCGCCTGGCGACGTGA
- the aat gene encoding leucyl/phenylalanyl-tRNA--protein transferase, with the protein MADARDADSVYWVEPRRRAILPLDRFHLASSLRKTLVRDRFRITADMAFSEIIALCAEAAENRPDTWINGQIEQVYHELHQLGFAHSIEVWDGDALVGGLYGLALGRAFFGESMVSRARDASKIAIAWLVARLRVGGFELLDCQFMTDHLATLGAVEISRKAYVGLLSSAVDEAVGSGVRAARGAAGDFRALDRGVSAPFSVDPPPLTEFGPPSGKVIAQLLTHTS; encoded by the coding sequence ATGGCCGATGCGCGCGATGCGGACAGCGTGTATTGGGTAGAACCGCGCCGACGCGCGATCCTGCCGTTGGACCGCTTTCACCTGGCGTCCTCGCTACGCAAGACGCTCGTCCGTGATCGGTTCCGGATCACCGCCGACATGGCCTTTTCCGAGATCATCGCGCTTTGCGCCGAAGCGGCGGAAAACCGCCCCGACACCTGGATCAATGGCCAGATCGAGCAAGTGTATCACGAACTACACCAGCTCGGCTTCGCGCATTCGATCGAGGTTTGGGACGGCGACGCGCTCGTCGGCGGATTATACGGGCTGGCGCTCGGCCGCGCCTTCTTTGGCGAATCGATGGTCAGCCGTGCACGGGACGCGTCAAAGATCGCGATCGCCTGGCTGGTCGCCCGGTTGCGGGTTGGCGGGTTCGAACTGCTCGATTGCCAATTCATGACCGATCACCTCGCCACGCTCGGCGCGGTGGAGATTTCGCGTAAAGCTTACGTGGGATTGCTGTCGTCCGCCGTCGACGAGGCGGTCGGCTCGGGCGTGCGCGCCGCGCGGGGTGCGGCAGGTGATTTCCGCGCGCTCGATCGTGGCGTCTCCGCGCCATTCTCGGTCGATCCACCGCCCTTGACGGAGTTCGGCCCGCCTTCGGGAAAAGTCATTGCACAGCTTTTGACCCACACGTCGTAG
- a CDS encoding DUF192 domain-containing protein encodes MIAATKAAVAALLVLGIGGGALVATGTIPGLASDPVQKTDGRIALTITSTNGAHVFSVELAKTPADQEKGLMFRTGIPKDQGMLFAPYPAEGGGPREANFWMKNTPSSLDIIFIRADGTIARIAENTVPFSETPVPSGEPVAAVLEINGGRASELGIAEGDSVTWPGGPKR; translated from the coding sequence ATGATCGCAGCGACTAAGGCGGCCGTTGCGGCCTTGCTGGTGCTGGGCATCGGCGGTGGGGCGCTGGTGGCGACCGGCACGATCCCGGGCCTGGCCAGCGACCCGGTGCAGAAGACAGACGGCAGGATCGCGCTGACGATCACCAGCACGAACGGTGCGCATGTTTTTTCGGTCGAACTCGCCAAGACCCCGGCCGATCAGGAAAAAGGACTGATGTTCCGCACCGGCATCCCCAAGGATCAGGGCATGCTCTTCGCGCCCTATCCGGCAGAAGGCGGCGGCCCGCGCGAGGCGAATTTCTGGATGAAGAACACGCCGAGCAGCCTGGACATCATCTTCATCCGCGCCGACGGCACGATCGCGCGCATCGCCGAGAATACCGTTCCTTTCTCGGAGACGCCGGTGCCCTCGGGCGAGCCGGTCGCCGCTGTGTTGGAGATCAATGGCGGTCGCGCCAGCGAACTGGGCATTGCCGAGGGGGATAGCGTCACCTGGCCGGGCGGCCCTAAGCGCTGA